One stretch of Bombina bombina isolate aBomBom1 chromosome 7, aBomBom1.pri, whole genome shotgun sequence DNA includes these proteins:
- the LOC128636699 gene encoding olfactory receptor 2K2-like: MFYFLLLEKITSETVKNHTVLAEFYLETFNVSTKGQLVVFIGALLMYLLAVLGNVTIVTLVSLVSKLQTPMYLFLCSLSVQDIMYVSAILPKLLAITITGDTSITFSGCITQIFLFTFCIDTEFFLLTSMAYDRYVAICIPLHYPLIMSKTVCALLITVSWFGGFLNSFAVTMMVSYLTFCNKQKINNFFCDIIIVMKLSCSDITYIMTLLVPLEGTVLGLLPFTLIMISYIYIISTILKIRSSSGRLKTFSSCSSHLTVVVLFCGTCLGLNLKPKSGDSLEIDKVLSIIYTGVVPMVNPLVYSLRNKEVLEAMKSVLKRMT; encoded by the coding sequence atgttttattttcttctccTAGAAAAAATCACAAGTGAGACTGTAAAAAACCACACAGTATTGGCAGAATTCTATCTAGAGACATTTAATGTATCTACAAAAGGACAACTTGTGGTTTTCATTGGGGCTTTGCTTATGTATTTACTGGCTGTACTTGGAAATGTCACTATTGTCACCCTTGTATCTCTGGTGTCCAAGCTGCAAACACCGATGTATTTATTCCTGTGCAGTTTATCAGTACAAGACATCATGTACGTATCTGCTATTTTACCAAAGCTGTTGGCCATCACTATCACAGGAGACACCAGCATAACGTTCTCAGGCTGCATTACACAGATATTTCTATTTACATTCTGCATTGATACAGAATTTTTCCTACTAACCTCTATGGCTTACGACCGCTATGTGGCCATCTGTATCCCACTGCATTATCCTCTAATCATGAGCAAAACAGTGTGTGCTCTGCTTATCACTGTGTCTTGGTTTGGTGGTTTCCTCAATTCATTTGCTGTAACCATGATGGTGTCTTATTTAACCTTCTGTAATAAACAAAAAATCAACAATTTCTTCTGTGATATAATAATAGTAATGAAACTCTCATGTAGTGACATTACATATATTATGACTTTGCTTGTACCATTGGAAGGCACAGTATTGGGTTTGCTACCATTTACCCTTATAATGATTTCCTATATCTATATTATTTCTACCATCCTAAAGATCCGATCATCATCTGGAAGACTAAAGACCTTCTCCAGCTGCTCCTCCCATCTCACAGTTGTTGTACTATTTTGCGGAACCTGTCTAGGCTTGAACTTGAAACCTAAATCAGGCGATTCTCTGGAAATAGATAAAGTCCTCTCTATTATTTATACTGGTGTGGTTCCCATGGTAAATCCGCTGGTTTATAGCTTGAGAAATAAAGAGGTTTTGGAGGCCATGAAAAGTGTTTTAAAAAgaatgacttaa